One genomic region from Hirundo rustica isolate bHirRus1 chromosome 5, bHirRus1.pri.v3, whole genome shotgun sequence encodes:
- the APBB2 gene encoding amyloid beta precursor protein binding family B member 2 isoform X12, with product MAERKNAKAMACSSLQDRTNVTLDVPLQVDFPTPKTELVQKFHVQYLGMLPVAKPVGMDTLNSAIESLMASSSKDDWLPVTMNVADATVTVINERNEEEVMVECRVRFLSFMGVGKDIHTFAFIMDTGNQHFECHVFWCEPNAGNVSEAVQAACMLRYQKCLVARPPSQKVRPPPPPADSVTRRVTTNVKRGVLSLIDTLKQKRPVTEMP from the exons ATGGCTGAACGGAAGAATGCTAAAGCTATGGCTTGCAGCTCATTGCAAGACAGGACAAATGTCACCCTTGATGTTCCTCTGCAAG TAGATTTCCCAACACCAAAGACAGAACTGGTACAGAAGTTTCACGTCCAGTACCTGGGCATGTTACCTGTAGCTAAACCTGTAG gAATGGATACTCTGAATAGTGCCATTGAAAGTCTAATGGCTTCCTCTAGCAAAGATGACTGGTTGCCAGTTACCATGAATGTTGCTGATGCTACTGTCACAGTCATCAATGAAAGA AATGAAGAGGAAGTCATGGTGGAGTGTCGTGTGCGGTTCCTGTCCTTCATGGGGGTAGGCAAAGACATCCACACCTTCGCCTTCATTATGGACACAGGGAACCAGCATTTTGAGTGCCATGTTTTCTGGTGTGAACCAAATGCAGGCAATGTATCAGAAGCTGTTCAGGCTGCTTGTATG TTACGGTATCAGAAGTGCTTAGTAGCCAGACCTCCTTCACAGAAAGTTCGGCCTCCCCCACCTCCTGCAGACTCGGTGACCAGAAGAGTTACAACTAACGTGAAAAGAGGAGTCTTGTCTCTCATTGACACTTTGAAACAGAAGCGTCCGGTCACTGAGATGCCATAG